Proteins from a single region of Chelonoidis abingdonii isolate Lonesome George chromosome 20, CheloAbing_2.0, whole genome shotgun sequence:
- the HIC1 gene encoding LOW QUALITY PROTEIN: hypermethylated in cancer 1 protein (The sequence of the model RefSeq protein was modified relative to this genomic sequence to represent the inferred CDS: inserted 27 bases in 20 codons; deleted 3 bases in 3 codons; substituted 1 base at 1 genomic stop codon): MRVRRDLGWLAEATEPPGGGGAPCWRRMEMPSHSRAGSCSSTPAGQGFLCDVIIVVQNALFRAHKNILAASTAYLKSLVVHDNLLNLDHEMVSXGVFRLVLDFIYXGRLGECEPGXQGLGAGLAAQLLQVPALVALCKRSXEATGKYCHLRGGYSPYGKMAEXLRVATPVIQTATQVPXPADMQPGEPHNPSAPCGRLYASASQGTALHQPGLCPPESTAXPPCGLDLSKKSPTXPSSQLLPTDRLXQDSREPLLPPXHDSRPGSTSLRVNHSSAYKDPPXVGEGVIHPAERFRGSPPCAEPLPXGEGRNFLYRWMKHEXPGSYLEECEXEKEPERRRRRPNRPAVPLPSIESNXLENDNSTTRTRASSEGHPWGTWALLQHLAYEPESXGDNLYVCIPCGRASQLGAAHAHVEAHTEEELYHKAASEQAGPFLDKXGQSLGDIIXPYRCSSCDKAYKXPATLRQHEKTHWLTRPYPCTICAQNSRSADHDTHMRSHLGLKPSLRRLWHCAYRQYRSHEHMRXHSGEKPYECQVCGGKFAQQRNLISHMRXLLAGPDGKSKLDFPESVFAMARLTADQLGLKQEKAAELLSHTSHFFSDPKGLESLYPLARFTAEHLGLSQEKAAEMLGPSPLLHSDRTIERYSPT, encoded by the exons ATGAGAGTCCGCAGAGACCTCGGCTGGCTGGCGGAAGCGACGGAGCCCCCAG GTGGCGGGGGAGCCCCATGCTGGAGGCGCATGGAGATGCCGAGCCACTCGAGGGCAGGCTCCTGCAGCTCAACACCAGCGGGCCAAGGCTTCCTATGCGACGTGATCATCGTGGTGCAGAACGCGCTGTTCCGGGCGCACAAGAACATCCTGGCGGCCAGCACG GCCTACCTGAAGTCGCTGGTGGTGCACGACAACCTGCTCAACCTGGACCACGAGATGGTGAG CGGTGTCTTCCGCCTGGTGCTGGACTTCATCT ACGGCCGCCTGGGCGAGTGcgagccag agcagggcctgggcgCGGGGCTGGCGGCGCAGCTACTTCAGGTGCCGGCCCTGGTGGCTCTGTGCAAGAGAAG TGAAGCGACGGGCAAGTACTGCCACCTGAGAGGCGGCTACAGCCCCTACGGCAAGATGGCAGA GCTGCGGGTCGCCACCCCCGTCATCCAGACTGCTACTCAGGTGCC CCCTGCTGACATGCAGCCTGGCGAGCCCCACAACCCCTCAGCACCC TGTGGTAGACTCTATGCCTCTGCCTCCCAGGGCACCGCCCTGCACCAGCCTGGGCTGTGCCCACCCGAGAGCACTGC CCCCCCCTGTGGCCTGGACCTCTCCAAaaagagcccca gcccttcctcccagctgctgcccacAGACAGAC ACCAGGACAGCAGGGAGCCCTTGCTGCCCC GACACGACAGCCGCCCCGGCAGCACTTCCCTGCGTGTCAACCACAGCTCTGCCTACAAAGACCCAC AGGTGGGTGAAGGCGTGATCCACCCTGCGGAGCGCTTCCGTGGCAGCCCACCCTGTGCCGAGCCCTTGCC GGGCGAAGGCCGCAACTTCCTGTACCGCTGGATGAAGCACG ACCCGGGCAGCTACCTGGAGGAGTGTG CAGAGAAGGAGCCTGAGCGGAGGAGGAGAAGGCCGAATCGCCCCGCAGTCCCGCTACCCAGCATCGAGAGCA GACTGGAGAACGACAACAGCACCACGAGGACACGGGCCAGCAGCGAGGGCCATCCCTGGGGCACCTGGGCCCTATTGCAGCACCTGGCCTACGAGCCCGAGA CTGGGGACAACCTGTACGTGTGCATCCCCTGCGGAAGGGCTTCCCAGCTCGGAGCAGCTCACGCCCACGTGGAGGCCCACACCGAGGAGGAGCTGTACCACAAGGCGGCTTCGGAGCAGGCCGGCCCCTTCCTGGACA GTGGCCAGAGCCTGGGTGACATCA CGCCCTACCGCTGCTCCTCCTGCGACAAGGCCTACAA ACCCGCCACGCTGCGGCAGCACGAGAAGACGCACTGGCTCACACGGCCCTACCCATGCACCATCTGCGCACAGAATTCACGCAGCGCGGACCATGACACGCACATGCGCAGCCACCTGGGCCTTAAGCCTTCGCTGCGACGCCTGTGGCATTGCGCTTACCGGCAGTACCGGTCTCACGAGCACATGC ATCACTCGGGCGAGAAGCCCTACGAGTGCCAGGTGTGCGGCGGCAAGTTCGCCCAGCAGCGCAACCTCATCAGCCACATGAGATGACTGTTGGCC GGGCCCGACGGCAAGTCCAAGCTGGACTTCCCTGAGAGCGTCTTCGCCATGGCGCGGCTCACGGCCGACCAGCTGGGCCTCAAGCAGGAGAAAGCGGCTGAGCTGCTGTCGCACACCTCACACTTCTTCAGCGACCCCAAGGGCCTGGAGAGCCTGTACCCGCTGGCCCGGTTCACAGCCGAGCACCTGGGGCTGAGCCAGGAGAAGGCGGCCGAGATGCTGGGTCCAAGCCCGCTGCTGCATAGTGACCGGACCATAGAGCGCTATTCCCCCACCTAA